One stretch of Pseudomonas poae DNA includes these proteins:
- a CDS encoding XRE family transcriptional regulator → MEKRPPTRGRPAGTSSFDPQVAGAFGNVVREERLKSGLAQEKLALLAGVERAHLGKIERGESLPTLPLIMRLSKALEVKAADLISQMEQRLDQCEDGSG, encoded by the coding sequence ATGGAGAAGCGACCACCTACACGCGGGCGACCGGCAGGAACATCAAGCTTTGACCCTCAGGTGGCAGGAGCTTTTGGCAATGTCGTACGCGAAGAACGCCTAAAATCGGGCCTAGCTCAGGAGAAACTTGCTCTCCTGGCTGGGGTTGAGCGGGCGCACCTGGGGAAAATCGAGCGGGGCGAGAGTCTGCCCACACTTCCCTTGATTATGAGGTTGTCTAAAGCCCTCGAAGTTAAAGCCGCTGACCTGATATCGCAGATGGAGCAGCGGCTGGATCAATGCGAAGACGGGAGTGGTTGA
- a CDS encoding phosphohydrolase, translating into MHPSISRAHQFDDQVVIPALGQQLTLLGFEPEPAVLAEGTYFDAPTVDLDSYDHVVVCVSGKDSIACLLALIEQGVDLRRVELWHHRVDGAEGSTLMDWAFNDSFIEKFAAAFNLPVYFSWLQGGIEGEMLKKDAYSKPHMVETPGGIICLDRDTSRTSPATRRRFPQQSASLTTRWCSSAAKIDVGRRAITNQERFLGTKTLFVTGERRAESSNRSKYNQLEPHAVDRRKGRLGRHVDAWRPVLHYSEEQVWELLSRHRVEAPVPYRLGWGRFSCMTCIYNSPKVWATIKKYFPERVTPIAGYEDEFGCTISRQKINVVDLSATAEAFDITDLDALAQARQREYVLPIFTPEGKAWQLPAGAFVTEGCGSV; encoded by the coding sequence ATGCACCCGTCAATCTCCCGCGCACACCAGTTCGACGACCAGGTAGTTATCCCGGCACTGGGCCAGCAGCTCACCCTGCTTGGGTTCGAGCCTGAGCCTGCTGTGCTGGCAGAGGGAACCTATTTCGATGCGCCGACAGTGGATCTGGACAGCTATGACCACGTTGTAGTCTGTGTGTCTGGCAAGGACAGCATCGCTTGCCTGCTGGCACTGATCGAACAGGGTGTGGATCTGCGTCGTGTTGAGCTCTGGCACCATCGGGTGGATGGTGCAGAGGGGAGCACCCTCATGGACTGGGCTTTCAATGACAGTTTCATCGAGAAGTTCGCAGCTGCATTCAATTTGCCGGTCTACTTCTCCTGGTTGCAGGGCGGCATTGAGGGCGAAATGCTCAAGAAGGACGCCTACTCAAAACCTCACATGGTCGAAACTCCAGGCGGAATTATCTGCTTGGATCGGGATACCAGTCGGACATCACCGGCGACCCGCCGCCGGTTTCCTCAGCAAAGCGCCAGCCTGACAACACGCTGGTGTAGCTCCGCAGCCAAGATCGATGTAGGCCGTAGGGCCATCACCAATCAGGAACGCTTTCTCGGTACCAAGACCTTGTTCGTCACAGGTGAGCGCCGTGCTGAGTCGAGCAACCGCAGCAAATACAATCAGCTGGAACCTCACGCCGTCGACCGGCGCAAGGGTCGCCTCGGCCGGCACGTAGATGCTTGGCGACCGGTGCTGCACTACAGCGAAGAACAGGTGTGGGAGCTGCTTTCTCGTCACCGAGTGGAGGCACCTGTCCCCTATCGCTTGGGCTGGGGTCGCTTCAGCTGCATGACGTGCATCTACAACTCCCCGAAGGTATGGGCCACCATCAAAAAATACTTCCCTGAGCGGGTTACCCCGATAGCCGGTTACGAGGACGAGTTTGGGTGCACTATCAGCCGGCAGAAAATCAACGTGGTGGATCTGTCGGCCACAGCGGAAGCGTTCGATATCACCGATCTGGACGCACTTGCCCAGGCGCGCCAGCGCGAGTACGTACTGCCGATATTCACGCCAGAGGGCAAAGCCTGGCAGTTGCCAGCTGGAGCATTCGTAACCGAAGGCTGCGGATCGGTTTAA